Proteins from one Gimesia maris genomic window:
- a CDS encoding inositol monophosphatase family protein, producing MNTHSEKFELKARLELALTASEKASDLIMQYYQSPDLKVDRKSDDSPVTIADRGAEELLRKEITLAFPEDSILGEELPPVEGTNEFKWILDPIDGTKPFTQGVPLFGTLMGLEENGKLVLGVCRFPALNEVVYAIKGEGAWWKIRDQEPRRAQVSDKSQLSESVFCTTTMTRWETIGKQKAYEYFCRNSYLARGWGDCYGHMLVATGRAEVMIDPTLSPWDAAALLPILEEAGGHWIDFDGNPSIYTGNGLAVNAALKDEVLKIIAQ from the coding sequence ATGAATACACATTCTGAGAAATTTGAATTAAAAGCACGTCTGGAACTGGCTTTAACGGCATCAGAGAAAGCCAGTGACCTGATTATGCAGTATTACCAGTCTCCTGATCTCAAGGTCGATCGAAAATCTGATGACTCTCCGGTAACGATTGCTGATCGTGGTGCAGAAGAATTGCTTCGAAAAGAAATCACGCTCGCCTTTCCTGAAGACAGTATCCTGGGAGAAGAACTGCCACCCGTCGAAGGGACAAACGAGTTCAAATGGATACTCGATCCCATCGATGGCACCAAACCTTTCACACAGGGTGTCCCCCTGTTTGGGACGCTCATGGGACTGGAAGAGAACGGGAAACTGGTTCTCGGTGTCTGTCGATTCCCGGCTTTGAACGAAGTGGTTTACGCCATCAAGGGAGAAGGCGCCTGGTGGAAAATTCGAGATCAGGAACCTCGCCGCGCTCAGGTGTCTGATAAATCTCAGCTCTCGGAGTCCGTCTTCTGTACCACCACCATGACCCGCTGGGAAACGATTGGCAAACAGAAAGCATATGAATACTTCTGCCGCAACTCCTACCTCGCTCGCGGCTGGGGAGACTGCTACGGTCACATGCTGGTCGCCACCGGTCGTGCCGAAGTAATGATCGACCCTACCCTCAGCCCCTGGGATGCAGCCGCTCTGCTCCCCATCCTGGAAGAAGCCGGAGGACACTGGATCGATTTCGACGGCAACCCGTCCATCTACACTGGAAATGGCCTGGCAGTGAATGCGGCCCTGAAAGACGAAGTTCTGAAGATCATCGCTCAATAA